A region from the Spirochaetae bacterium HGW-Spirochaetae-1 genome encodes:
- a CDS encoding metal-dependent transcriptional regulator, producing MNQFSHIDLELLYKDTGLSSHMEDYMEAIVILTSDNRVVRVKDIAKKLNIKMPSVTAALNKLKELHLIEYEKYGFIELTNDGRIIADRVYNKHACLSGFFKKVLTLNPENADSEACKVEHVLSTETCIRLHKFMDFIGEEEENKEGWIDRLHDRLK from the coding sequence ATGAATCAATTTTCCCATATAGATCTTGAACTATTGTATAAGGACACGGGCCTTTCCTCTCACATGGAAGATTATATGGAGGCCATTGTTATCCTCACATCGGACAACCGTGTGGTGCGCGTAAAGGATATTGCCAAAAAGCTTAATATCAAGATGCCCAGTGTCACTGCGGCGCTGAACAAATTAAAGGAACTGCATCTTATCGAATATGAAAAATACGGTTTCATAGAACTCACCAATGACGGCAGGATCATTGCCGATCGCGTGTACAATAAACATGCATGCCTTTCGGGCTTTTTTAAGAAAGTCCTGACTCTGAATCCAGAAAATGCTGACAGTGAAGCCTGCAAGGTGGAACATGTACTTTCAACTGAAACATGTATCCGGCTGCACAAATTTATGGATTTCATCGGCGAGGAAGAGGAAAATAAAGAGGGCTGGATCGACAGGCTTCACGATAGATTGAAATGA
- the fusA gene encoding elongation factor G produces MSLQKLRNIGIAAHIDAGKTTVTERMLFYTGTTRKMGEVHDGQATMDFMKQEQERGITIASAAITCEWKDYQVNIIDTPGHVDFTVEVERSLRVIDGMVALFCAVAGVEPQSETVWNQADRYKVPRIAYVNKMDRIGADFNEAVSQMDKYLDANPIPIQYPIGVEEDFLGLIDLIERKAFVFHGMERSEEEIPEEYKERAEEARNKLVEKVADFDEEIMGLFLDEKDVPAPLLKKAVRDATLKLLITPVLCGSAYKNKGVQLLLDAVLDYLPSPVDVGAIIGTDVDDPEKSHSRHPSAKDPFAALAFKLIHDPYVGQQTFIRVYSGELRSGMQVLNSTKDKPERIGRIMKIHAKEREEVSVAGPGDIVALIGMKFTKTGDTLCDEKNPLHLESIFIPPTVIELKVAAPTKKEEEKLGAALRKLSMEDPSFNVRHDEETNETIISGMGELHLEIIVDRLKEEFGVEANVGEPAVAFRETITMEVEENYKHSKQTGGKGQYAHTVMRVEPNPDKGFEFIDHIKGGVIPNEYIPSVQKGIVKTLDEGIIAGFPVVDVKVVLLDGSYHEVDSSDMAFRTCAAICFKSAFMKANPILLEPMMKIEINTPDDYIGDVVGDLNRRRGRVESMRRYRKGAQKLNGFVPLMEMFGYATTLRSLSSGRANYSMEFFKYVPINKDLQEKVLKELQEKKKQKLS; encoded by the coding sequence ATGTCATTGCAGAAATTGAGGAATATCGGTATTGCGGCTCATATCGACGCCGGAAAGACAACGGTTACGGAAAGGATGTTGTTTTATACCGGTACGACAAGAAAAATGGGTGAAGTGCATGATGGCCAGGCAACCATGGACTTCATGAAACAGGAGCAGGAACGGGGTATCACCATTGCCTCAGCTGCCATCACCTGTGAATGGAAAGATTATCAGGTCAATATTATTGATACTCCGGGACACGTCGATTTTACCGTTGAAGTTGAGCGTTCCCTCCGCGTTATAGACGGTATGGTTGCCCTGTTCTGTGCTGTGGCCGGCGTTGAGCCTCAGAGTGAAACAGTATGGAACCAGGCCGACAGGTACAAGGTCCCCCGTATTGCCTATGTCAACAAGATGGACCGGATCGGAGCTGATTTCAATGAAGCTGTTTCGCAGATGGATAAGTACCTCGACGCAAATCCCATTCCCATTCAGTATCCCATTGGCGTGGAAGAGGACTTTCTCGGTCTTATTGATTTAATAGAAAGAAAGGCCTTTGTGTTTCACGGCATGGAGCGTTCCGAAGAAGAAATTCCGGAAGAATATAAAGAAAGAGCTGAAGAGGCCAGGAATAAACTGGTAGAAAAAGTCGCTGATTTTGATGAAGAGATAATGGGACTTTTTCTCGATGAGAAGGACGTGCCTGCGCCACTTTTAAAGAAGGCAGTACGTGACGCGACTTTGAAACTGCTCATTACTCCCGTACTCTGTGGGTCCGCGTATAAAAACAAGGGCGTCCAGCTTCTTCTTGATGCTGTTCTTGATTATCTTCCCTCTCCCGTTGATGTGGGAGCCATAATCGGTACGGATGTGGACGATCCTGAGAAATCGCATTCCCGCCACCCGTCGGCAAAAGACCCTTTTGCAGCCCTGGCATTCAAGTTGATCCATGACCCCTATGTCGGGCAGCAGACATTTATCCGCGTGTATTCCGGGGAGCTGAGAAGCGGCATGCAGGTCCTCAACTCGACAAAGGACAAGCCTGAAAGAATCGGACGGATAATGAAAATTCACGCCAAGGAAAGGGAAGAGGTAAGCGTTGCAGGACCCGGTGATATCGTCGCACTCATCGGAATGAAATTCACCAAGACCGGTGATACGCTCTGCGATGAAAAAAATCCCCTTCACCTGGAATCGATTTTTATTCCGCCTACGGTTATTGAGTTGAAAGTTGCCGCCCCCACTAAAAAAGAAGAGGAAAAGCTTGGTGCGGCGCTGAGAAAACTGTCCATGGAAGATCCTTCTTTTAACGTTCGTCATGATGAGGAGACGAATGAAACGATTATCTCCGGTATGGGAGAGCTTCACCTGGAGATCATTGTTGACCGTCTGAAGGAAGAATTCGGTGTTGAAGCCAATGTGGGCGAACCGGCCGTTGCCTTCAGGGAAACTATCACCATGGAAGTTGAAGAGAATTACAAACACTCAAAGCAGACCGGTGGAAAGGGCCAGTATGCTCATACGGTCATGCGTGTTGAACCAAATCCTGACAAAGGATTTGAATTCATTGATCATATAAAGGGTGGTGTTATCCCCAACGAATATATCCCGTCTGTACAGAAGGGAATAGTGAAAACACTGGATGAAGGAATCATTGCAGGCTTCCCCGTTGTTGACGTAAAGGTCGTCCTGCTCGACGGTTCTTATCACGAGGTTGACTCCTCCGATATGGCCTTCCGGACCTGCGCCGCCATATGCTTCAAGAGCGCTTTCATGAAGGCAAATCCCATTCTTCTTGAGCCTATGATGAAGATAGAGATTAATACACCCGATGATTATATCGGTGATGTAGTCGGCGACCTGAACAGAAGACGGGGAAGGGTGGAGTCAATGCGAAGATATCGCAAGGGAGCGCAGAAACTCAACGGTTTCGTTCCCCTCATGGAAATGTTCGGCTACGCGACGACACTGCGAAGTCTCAGTAGCGGACGGGCCAACTATTCCATGGAATTCTTCAAGTACGTCCCCATCAACAAGGACCTGCAGGAGAAGGTACTCAAGGAATTACAGGAAAAGAAAAAGCAGAAACTGTCGTAA
- a CDS encoding hemolysin, whose translation MRKDERFSFYSHSLGALASMIGTIILIVITSKSSVLMMLSIVYGISITMLFSASALYHAKKRSEDENSIWRKMDHLAIFIMIAGTYTPISFIFLEGKWRWGIIIAQWSLVVLGALFKFFFLRSPRYISAGIYLAMGWMAVLIMGKIFSVMTPEQITYLIAGALSFTAGAIIYMMKRPNPLPERVGFHGIFHVFILMGGLFHYLMVLDAVNNTIALVMK comes from the coding sequence ATACGGAAAGACGAACGTTTCTCGTTCTATTCCCATTCACTGGGGGCTCTGGCATCCATGATCGGGACCATTATCCTCATCGTGATCACAAGCAAGTCTTCCGTTTTGATGATGCTGTCCATAGTGTACGGCATATCCATTACGATGCTTTTTTCAGCGAGCGCATTGTACCATGCCAAGAAACGCTCCGAGGATGAAAATTCAATATGGAGAAAAATGGATCATTTGGCCATCTTCATCATGATCGCCGGAACCTATACGCCCATCAGTTTTATTTTTCTTGAAGGAAAATGGCGATGGGGGATAATAATCGCCCAGTGGTCTCTGGTTGTCCTGGGGGCCCTGTTCAAATTTTTCTTTCTCCGTTCGCCGCGCTATATATCAGCCGGAATATACCTGGCCATGGGATGGATGGCCGTACTTATCATGGGAAAGATATTTTCAGTCATGACGCCGGAGCAGATAACATACCTCATCGCCGGGGCACTCAGTTTTACCGCAGGCGCCATAATATACATGATGAAACGCCCCAATCCCCTTCCTGAACGGGTCGGGTTTCACGGCATCTTCCATGTCTTTATACTGATGGGAGGGTTATTCCATTATTTAATGGTTCTTGACGCGGTCAACAACACCATCGCCCTGGTTATGAAATAA